gattttttaaataaaagatatttttttattaataattcaatttattccTAAAAGAATTAAACCTCTCTCTTTACTTTTCAGACACATGGTAGataagataataattaataaatatatcattgtgcttttttttaaatttttttaattaaaataataaaaaatataaaatattttaaatttattaagttGAACTTGCTTTTGGCCTAAGCAGATGGAAAAATAAGATATGTTGTATAATAATAGGGAAATTGGAGAGACACTAATTAACCTTAAGCCAGACAAAGGACACACCAAATAAAGAGAAGATGATGATGTTGTGTAAATAACCATCAGGTTAGGCGAAGACAAGACCCATACTCAAATCCCATTGGCCcaatcaaaataacaaaaagcAAAGGAAAGCGCCACCACACACAAACAAACACCAATGCTCAATCATGATGCcaagattttgttcatcaacTAACTCCAAACCACCACaatctaattatttatatatatatatatttatagaaaatggAAATTATAATAACATTGATAAATCATCTTTGATCTGCTAAATCAAAGCGTATAATCTATTTCTccctttttgtttttatttgacTACACAAATCCACCCTCTATGGAGTGGAAATGGAAAATAGGGAGACAAAAGGAAGGGGGatggttttctttttcttttcttttcttttcttttcatatcaAAACAATGATGGATTAAGAATTCAAGATGTGGCAATGCAGTATGGCTCCCAAAACAAAAGAGATCTCCTTGCCTCCTTGCAACCCTTTGATAAAGGAACTAAGTATTCCCCTTTGTTCCCTCTCAATACTACCAAATCTTGCTTCTTCTCATTTGATATTATCTTCTTTGAATTGTTGTCTTTGCTTCTTATTGATTGTGGGTTTGGAGCCATGGGACTTAGACatcctgctgctgctgctgctgctttgGTGGTGGCTGTCATGGGCTTGGGCTTCCAGTAGTACTCGTAAGCATTAAAGGATGCTGCTGCTTTTGCCGTCACGGCAGCTGCTGCCCCTGCCGGCATGGGGATCATCCGAGACACCGGAGGCCGTGGCGGGAGTGACTGTGTCAATGGAGTAATTGGGTTCATTGCCTCCTCAACACTACCCTCTTCAAATTTGGCCATTTCATTGAACTTGTTAGGCCATGTTGGATCCCTATTAGCTAAAGCCATGGGCTTATTCATCATTAGTGCTAACCTATGGACATTTATAACACCACTAGAAAATTTTGGTGCTTGCTCCATCACAAACTTCATTTCTCCACtgccaccaccacctcctcctcttcctctttcATTCACTATTTTTTCCaactcttcctcttcctctatttctgcttcagcttccattccctcctcctcctcctcgtcatcctcttcatctccttcatggaTTTGTTCATCTGCAGAATTCTCAATTTCCACTTCAAAAAGTTCCATATCTTTCTCCTCTTCAGTCTttggttcttcttcttcattaggATTATTGATAAAAGTGAGCACAAGGCGATCGTGCTGGCGTTCAGCTCTGAAGTTGTTCTGTGAAGGAACAGAGACAGCTTCAAGAACTAATCGGCCATTATCACGCCGAGTCCTCATGTGCAGTGACGCGCCATCCCGCCTGGATAGTGAAGGAAGCGGTGGAGGGAATGATTTCTGCGGCAATTTCTTGCTAGTTGCTGCAAGATTGTACTTAGATACTCTCCAATCATCAATATCCTCGTATTTTTGAGCCACCACCACCCTATTCtcttcttgttcttcttctttctcctcctCTGCATCACCAGTCTCTGAAGGAGGATATGAAGAGAACCCATCAGAGCCAGTCTCGGATCCGAGACTTTCAGTACAGATTTCAAGGCTTTTCTCACTCAAACCGCTTGCTGATCTTTTAACAAGAGGGTGAATATAAGGAGGTGGAAGACTTTTGTtgtcatcttttgctttctggGATAGGATTGAGCTCCATATATCAAACTGTCCAGGCTTTTCAAGCTCTTCCTTGCTGCTCTGCTTCTGCTTTTCTTGTTGAATTGAACTCCAAATCTCAAATTGTCCTCGAGGCTCAGTCTCTTTCTCCCTTGTTCCATTGTCATACTCTTCTTCACCTTCTGATGATGAAGAGTCTGCCATGGAAACTGGGAATTCTTCAGATGATGCAATTTTTTTCAGGGGAGAGAACCCATGTTGAGAGAGCCATTTCTTGGAGGACATATCAGCTGAGAGAGTTCTCCTCAGAGAAGCTGCAGATTTGCTTCTCTCGCATTCAGAGCCAAGAATTGACACTATGCCCTTTTTCTTGCTAACCATGAACTCTTCATTGAGAGATGAAGATAAACGAAAGCTCTTGCTAAGAGATGACATCTCAACAACTGATCAAAAGAGTTACAAAGCAAAGAATCTGCTTGACCTGTGGAAAACCAAAAACAAAACACCCAATTAAGCCACTGAAACTATTGATAATAAGAGCATAAACACAGTGTTGATGAAGATCAAACTTCAATTACCTTGAACAAAATTAAAGAGATTAGCAACACAGCATCCAACAGAGGCCTGCTAAGAGACCACTACTGGGTGCGAGTTGCAGGGAGAGAGATGAGACAAAGGTGTTTGATAATGTTCCCAAAGAAGAATGAGAAGGAGAAATGGATGTGTAGTATGTGTTATGAGTTGAGTTGAGAGATGTGGTGATGGTAATAATAGGAGTGAAAGAATGTGGGTATTTGTAGGGTGTTGGAGTGGAAAAGGGCTTTGGAACCGTGTCCAATGGGTCCCTCCCTACGCCACCATGAAAAGGAGCTTTGGTTTATGGTTTCTTTCCCTTATCAGAAAAGTGGGTGAATAGAGGGTCACATTAGGGAAATTATACAGTATATTGCTGATTCCATGATAATAGTCTACATGAAATGACATTCTAATTAgcataatttaatttagttgtCATTCCATATAGATTATTCTAGCCCAAATCACCTGTTGGTCAAGTGGGTCAATATGTTACTCAAGATTTTTTTACGGTAACAAGCATTTTATCTTACCATAAGTATTAAAGTcaatattatttattcaaatacgaAACTCCGTGGTAATAATTATTGACCAAACGATTAAtattatacttaaaattttttaaattataatatttaatctatcgtattataaataatttgattagaATTACgtctttattaatatattaaattttttaagtaataATAAGTACGACGATGATAATATAGAATGATTTTACTTAGTAGAGTTATATtggtaaattaataaaagaattatatatataatggtcaattaaaaaccataataatgataaaagaataattaaaattgaaataaaaatagcatcaatttcttttcctttatgTCAACTtgacattaaaattaaaaattaaaaattaaaaataataaatttaataatttcaataaCATAAACATTTTTTTTGAATTCTTTTTAAAAGTCGTTTATGCTGCAATTTgaaatacaattttaaaaatatagatttaatcatctaaatttaaaattttccaatttattgtttataattttcaaatcaaaagcaaactgTAGAGTGACGGAGGTTAAATGAGAAACTCTTCAACAGAGTTAAGTCTCTTTATTTATTAAGAATGAAAATTCTAATTCTTTATcgattttaattcattttttttaaaaaaaattatttatattaaatgtaCTGATTTAATATTGAGGAAACAATTTCtaagattattaaaaaaaaatatctcaaTGCATAaaaactgaattaaaaacaactctttcttgtttttttttttttaaattcatgatATAGTTGATGAGGTTGGATAAAAACCATTATTTAGttattcttttttaataaaataatttattttttgggttttaattttatataaaatagtattttttttattaattactattaaaatttaatttaaattttaaagaattaaattattctaaacattaaaattataagaaagaaacagagagaaagaaagaaggtcgatttgattcaaaaaaaaaaaaaaagaaagaaggtcGATAATTAGTGTTGGCTTCCTCTGCCTTCACGATAGAGGAAGCCAAGTTTTGGCTTTTTGACGATAGTTTCTTTACTTTAGTTTCGTTGATTTgtgtattttattttgtttaggTAAATATTGGGTTTGCATATTGTAGTTTTTGTTGTGCTGTTTCGATTTGGTCTCGATTTTATTGTGGAGTTGATAAGCTTGGCTTCCTCTTGTGGTTGTTAGAGCATCGCCTCCCTTATTTCCCCGATTATCATTTAATATTAGTGAAAGTTGGTGGAATAAGTAggagtgagcattcggtcggttcggtttaaaattaaactaaattgaataaatcaaaaattaaaattttagtatttataaaaatcaaatcaaatcgattttggttagaaatcgaatcaaaccgatctgattcggtttgattcaattcgatttgatcgattttaatttttaataaattttttattttttacactttatttttaatattttaaaatttaattaaaatattttaattttaatataatttaatttttctatattattgaaaataacatattattatcactaatcagttcggttttattttttttttatcaaaaccaaactgaatcaaaataatcaatatttttaaaattaaaaatcgaaccgaatcgaattgaataaaaaatcgaatgaaattaattcgattcaatcgattttttcgattcgAACCGAATACTACTCGGACTTAACAATAAGTATCGAAAATATCAGTATACATATTGTCTTAGATTTGGTTCTTCAACAGTTATAATAGACCGACAATGTTGTTGTGCTAGCTTCTTCTCTTTTACTGATTCTCGGTGGTGAGTTTTTATGGTGAATTTTGaactattgaatttttttctgtttttatttgtttatcagaaatttatttttttatttttgacactaaaatttaaaaatgtgaTTCTTCTATTATATATTCTTTATCTTTATCGATATCATAAGAGATGATCGTTATTATTTTCAGTGCTATTAATATCTCAGTAGGCATGGTTAAACAGTTTTTCGGAACGTCTTTCAAATTTCTCAAGGTTTGGATTTGACTTTTTCAGCTGAGTTTTGGTGGATTTAAATgggattattttctttttctgttttttttttcagcttTGTTTTAATGAGCCGCTGTGAATCAAGTGTAAGTATGCTTAGTATTTGAGACTTTTAGGGCAAAGTATTGCATgttaaaaaaacaatttaaaaatgtgaaaaataaatattataatgtaaaaataaattttaaaaaaatattattttattaataaaataatatatcagacattaaattattttttattaaaaaaatagagaccaaaactaaaatttttttttgtaaaaaaataattttaattaataataataattttgaaaaatattttcaagtatagTTTTAGCTAAatctaatataattataatgtaaatggtttttaaattttaattaatttaattgaatatggGCGGCAAAAACTATTGATGAGACAAACAACCCTACCTAGCAAAGCTAAAAGAATAATCCAAccataataacaaataaataaacaataagaAGAAAGGAATAATGATGGATATGTAAGTGGAACCAACATAAGGCGTCACGTCTTGATTTTGGGACCTTGCAGTAGGGAATGGATGGCTTTGCCTTattgtcttttctctctttctggccgctatttactaataatttaattattctctattaatttaattaatttaaatttgagattattaattaaaaaaatattttattttttatttttatattatatataatttataattaaatatcattTCCCTTTCTCACAAGGCATTTGGTTTTATGCGTATTATGGCAGAAGCTGCCAATAAGTTCACTTTGCCAAAAGTTGATGATGTTGATTACTCTTATTTTAAAccgtataaattattatttataattattttattataattaaatatttttaaattttattttattttaaaaaaatgaatctctagatttaaattatttaaattgaatggccattaaataataattagtaaAACCAACATTTGCCACATACTATGGAAAGGGCTAAAAAGAAAGGATGCCTCTTGTCTCCCCATAAACCAATACCACTCAAACTCAATCACTCACATTGCTTATCTACTATTCATTCCAATTTTTatttccatttttatttttatatggtttatttttttattttttattatttttttataaataatattgtaGAGATTAAATTGATAACGTAAGAAAATATAATGTCATTGGTTTAGATTTGCAAAGAAAAAAACGCGAGGTGATAAGTGCTTACGGCAGCAACTCTGATTCTGAAGTCAGTGTGTTGAATAATAAAGAGAATACAATGAATTGTTTAGAGTTTTCGTAGAAGAGAATAacatacttttatttatataattctcctcattttatattgtatgaaaaagaagataaatataatatttttttataattcaacGGTGATATAACCAACTATTTGATAAAAAACATCACTATTTAATGAATTGATAATCCTAcgattataaatataatgagAATATGCTGGATTGTGATTTCATGTGGTAACTCACCCTGTCAGGAAAAGGATAGGTTTTTGAGAAAGAACTGATAGTTAAGATGTTCGAATTTTCATTTTTTCGGATGGATCATATATCCGTTTCTTACTATATGTCCAGTCTCGAAATAGCATATCATGACTTATTTTGACATATTGTTATATAACattacataaatttttttatttaaattattttaaaagtcattacaataaatttaaaaattaccaATGAATTTACTAACTATTCAAATCTGTCGATAATCTAGTAGATTTTTATAGTGTgacaatttaaataaatttgtgaATAATTATATCTTGGATAcaattttcatattttgaaaattcaatAACTATTACCACTCCACCCTTTATTATATGTTAATTGATAGAGAAAGATAATGCTTATATTAAAcgcaaaattttcaaaaactactcaattttattaatgagaGATAAGAGGAGAATGAGAATTGATACGGCGCGgattaataacaattttttttttttacatatataataTGGCATTGACCAATTAACTTTTCAACGCTTTGACTTATGTCATGGAAACCTACAATTTCActcataatattaaattaagttaaaatatttaataaatcatatgcatatagtaattaattaaaaaaaaatttctgttgcttaattaattaattaatatatctacatgagtaattataaattttatatatagtgGACTAAAAAgcttattgttaaaaaaaatacattttcaaGATTgggtaaaattattattattttatttattttaatataatttaaagcaCCACACGCGTAGCCATTAACAAAAGATCATATAGAGATAGAGAATTCATAATGCAAAGCAATATTCTTCACCTTGattcttatattttcttaaaataaaatattttttttattaaaaaaatctttgCCAATAGAAATAGATATTTATGCCGCTCATGTAAATATaagaaagtaaaaaagaaaaaaatacagCGTCACATGTCACAGGCGCTTTTGAGTATTACACCCATGCGAGACTTGGAcagattttaaaaatgaaattacaATTTATCAAATTCAATCTATCGAGAAGTATTGTCAAGTTGACCTGTTTCATTCTGCCTTGAACTTGTTAGAGAAGGCTCCAAACCTGATCAGGATATACAGAAATGGTAATCTCACACATAACAGCCCTTCAAGCAACTATCCACTCAATTTTTATGATAACGTGTTGCATATTATCAAAAATTATGGACGTAACACAACTCGTCAACagattttcttaattatattaattaattaatatattctagattttaaaaaatttaatttagaaaaataaaataaatatatagaaatatatgttcagtttaattgtattaaaaattataattcaacaatgaaattaatttcaaaaaataaaaataaaaataaaaataaaaataaaaataataaaagaacatAATTcgcatattattaaatatttattaactgGATGGATTTATTCGTAGTTGACTCACTGGACTATAAAATGATGGGTTCGAATCAGAATTTCACTTTGATAACATAAGCTTTTCTATCCTTATGATTATTAAActcttttataataataataataattaaaattactaacttattataaaaaaataaaatttaaaaaataaaattattataatttaacagaataattaatttattaataaaataaaataattattattatgatggAGGAGAAAGAGGAGCATGAAGAGACAGATACCACTTTTGCATGCAGAATAATGCAGCAAAATCCAATGAAGAAGAGAAGGTATGTGAAGTTGAGGGTGACAGAtaatcacaattaattaattttaattaatattaatgatTTCATCATTCTATGATTATACCCTTTGTAGGTATAATATAAAGGTATTGTATTAGGAATAGGAATAGGATGCGTCAATTTCTATAGACCTCAGCTCAGCTCAGCTGGATATCATTTACtttgcttttttatttattttcctttcccaTTTTCTGTGCTTTAaataactatattttatttacctcaaatttataaaatcatacatatatatatatataatttatttatcttttaacatttataaaaagaaacattatattttttaataaaaaattttaataaatgtacttatttttttaaaaataaattatattttaattttaaaattttaatataattaataaattaatttttatatttttaaaattaaatatttaaatttttctataattactCCATTCAAATCAAAGTTGTTGatctatttttatcatttttattacccttttaaaataaataaattatacttaaattcttaaattttaatataattaataaaataatttttataattttaaaatcttacattcaaatttttctataatacgTCGGTCCTTATTTATTAtaacttaaatattttaattttttattttttatttaaaaaaacaattaaattctcattaatttttatttagaatatctcatttaattaatttttaatattctttattttttaattttcattaattaaaatactttaatatttataatttcaataaaattatactgtCAAAACAAGTTAACCATTATCCACACTCTTTGAACTAATGTctataataaaagaaaagtaaTTTTTTGAGATGAATTAAATAgagagaaatttaaaattttagttttaaaatttaaaaattaaaatataatttatataatattaaatttttaattatattagaaaaaatttaaatgttgacgaggtattttaaacttttaaaatatttatcttttCTAATTGGTCGATTAATGGAATaggaatttaaataataattttaaaaatataagaattgattcattaattatattaaaatttaaagttttttttttgaaaatataaaatttaaagattgaagtgtaatttatttattgttttatttaaattttaaatgaaattgaaaattttttataattctgaaaatgaattaatattattataattttttttgaaatggaatattattataatttaaaatttagttaaaaataattcatatattattaatatcatttttattttttttgatttTGTTGCCCTCTGACTAAAGTTTACATTCAAAACGTTTTAATGAATGTTATCAATTAGTTGCATTAAATTGACCATCCAAAATTTTTAACAATATCCAGaccaataatt
This sequence is a window from Manihot esculenta cultivar AM560-2 chromosome 4, M.esculenta_v8, whole genome shotgun sequence. Protein-coding genes within it:
- the LOC110614022 gene encoding protein FAF-like, chloroplastic, whose translation is MSSLSKSFRLSSSLNEEFMVSKKKGIVSILGSECERSKSAASLRRTLSADMSSKKWLSQHGFSPLKKIASSEEFPVSMADSSSSEGEEEYDNGTREKETEPRGQFEIWSSIQQEKQKQSSKEELEKPGQFDIWSSILSQKAKDDNKSLPPPYIHPLVKRSASGLSEKSLEICTESLGSETGSDGFSSYPPSETGDAEEEKEEEQEENRVVVAQKYEDIDDWRVSKYNLAATSKKLPQKSFPPPLPSLSRRDGASLHMRTRRDNGRLVLEAVSVPSQNNFRAERQHDRLVLTFINNPNEEEEPKTEEEKDMELFEVEIENSADEQIHEGDEEDDEEEEEGMEAEAEIEEEEELEKIVNERGRGGGGGGSGEMKFVMEQAPKFSSGVINVHRLALMMNKPMALANRDPTWPNKFNEMAKFEEGSVEEAMNPITPLTQSLPPRPPVSRMIPMPAGAAAAVTAKAAASFNAYEYYWKPKPMTATTKAAAAAAGCLSPMAPNPQSIRSKDNNSKKIISNEKKQDLVVLRGNKGEYLVPLSKGCKEARRSLLFWEPYCIATS